The genomic region AATGACCACACGGCAAGGGGCTATGAAGATATGGGTATTTTTACTAATCATCCTGAATTAGTTGAAGATGCTCACACCTTTTTTAACTATTTAATTGAACAAGCGAATAGACCGACTTACAGACAGTTATCAGTTTCTCCTTACGATATTCGCTCGTCTTTAATCCACTACATTGATCGCGAAATTGCCTTACACCAACAATACGGAAACGGTCGGATGATTGCCAAAATGAATTCCCTTACCGATAAAACACTGATTATTAAGCTCTATGAGGCCAGCCAAGGTGGGGTACAGGTTGATTTGATTATTAGAGGTATTTGTTGTTTACGGCCGGGAATCCCAGGTGTGAGTGATAATATTCGTGTTACAAGTGTCATAGGACGCTATTTGGAACACAGTCGGATTTATTATTTTCACCATAACGGTAAGGATAACCTTTTCTTATCATCGGCAGATATGATGACACGAAATATGATTAATCGTGTTGAAATTGCTTTTCCAATTTTAGATGCTACCATAAAACAAGAAATTCAAACGATCCTCTCCGTATATCTTGCTGATAATCAAAAAGCTTGGAGTCTAACTAAAAATGGTGATTACTTGCCTATTAAAAATCAAGAAAAGCCCTTATCAGCACAAAATTATTTTATTAAAAAAGCTTTAGATGAAGAAAAGAAAAAATAAAAAGTTGGCTTTCGCCAACTTTTTTTATTATTTCTTTTTAGATAGTATCCATCCAATTACTAAACCAATTAGAGCTGGAATGACCCAACTCATTCCAATTTCAAAAAACGGAATTGTTTCTGTCGCCCACAAGGAGACTTTATCTAACTGTAGTGTTTCCTTAAACCCTGTCGGGAGATTATGAATAAAATCAAGAAGCGCAAACGGGAGTGTAAATACCGTTGTCATTTGATAAACAATCGCTTTATCTTTAAACAAAGGACTCATAATTGCTACTAGAATTAAGGTAATTGCTAAAGGATACAAAAACATCAAAACAGGAATCGATAGCGAAATAATTTGAGATAAGCCTAAGTTTGCAATCCCAAAAGATATTCCAGTAAAGATATAAACAAAGTGGTTATAAGTCAGTTTATTTGGGAAAAGTGTTACAAACATTTCGCTGATAGCTGTAATCAGCCCTACAGCTGTTTTGAAGCAAGCTGCAGTAATAATAATTGCGAGCACAATCGCTCCGAAGTTTCCGAAGTAATGATTTGATACAACTGCTAAAGCGACGCCACCGTTAGGACTAACTTCAAAAATAGCTTGGCTGGTTGCTCCGATATAAACGAGACTCGCATAGATAACTGCCATCAAACTGGTGCTAAATAGTCCAGCTATCATGGTATCTTTTGCAATCTGTTTGGGATCAGTTACGCCTAAAGTCTTAATGGTACTGATTATAATAATCCCAAATGCTAAGGCTGCCAAAGCATCCATCGTATTATAACCTTCTAAAAAACCACGAAATAAAGCGCCCTCTTGGTAAATTTCTTGTACCGGAATGTCATTGACACGCCCCATTGGATTTACGAGTACAAACACAATTAAAAATGCAATTGACACTAGAAAAATAGGGTTCAAAACCTTACCAATCCATGTCAAAATTTCTGTTGGCCGTAAAGAAAACCAAAGCGAAGCCCCAAAAAACAAAGCTGAGAAAATAAGTAGGACGATTTGTAAACTTCCTGGACTCAGATAAGGTGCAAAACCTGCTTCAAAAGAAACCGTTGCGGTTCTTGGAATTGCAAAAAAGGGACCGATTGTTAGATATAAAGCAATGGTATAAAATACCCCATAACTTGGACTAATTTTACTTGATAGCTCGTATAAACTTTCTTTGCGTGAAACCCCCATCGCGATGATACCTAAAAAAGGCAGTCCAACGGCTGTAATTAAAAGGCCAAAGGTAGCAGAAACCATATTCGCACCTGCTAATTGTCCCATTTGGATTGGGAAAATTAAATTACCAGCCCCAAAAAATAAACCAAATAACATCGAGCCAATAAATATGTATTCCTTCAAAGTCAATTTTTTCCCCATAATAATCTCCCATCTTTTTGATTTTCCTATTCTAACATGATTCACTCCTTCTATCCATATGATATAATGATATTGTTGAACAGATTCCGTCAAAAGGAGGGATAAAATGGACCAAAAGGACATTCTGCTAACCAATATTACGATAAAAGGTCATTTTCATGACATTTATATGTATAGTCGTTTCTTATATCTATGGAAAAATAAACATGAAGTCCGTATTTATCATTGGGGAAAATTGATGAAAGAATGGGCGATTGAAGATTTGCCTATTTACCAAGATCGTCTTCATAATCAAATTTTAAAACAGACAGAAAATAGTTTAAAACCGTTTCTCTTTAAAACGATTACCTTTGAAAAAGCTGTTTATGACAGTTTGATTTATCGTCATCGTCTCTATTACCTAAATGAAAATGGTTTTTACTATTTAGAACCAGAAAAAGCCACCCCCACTGAGATCCTCTTAACGAAAGGAAATTTCCGCACGATAAAACTTAATCGCAGTAATCGAATGATTTTAGTTTCCGATGAACGAGGTGTTTTTGAATGGTATGATAACAAACTGATACAGTGGGATTCCATCCCAACCTATAAAATGGTTTGGAACGATGAGAATATTCTGCAATTAGATGAACATAATCGTCCTATCCAGTTACTACAGTTTGAGATCCACCAGAAAATTCCTTATTTAATGAAGCGCATTCCTGCTCATGACCTATCTAAAATGGATTTATACTATGAAACTTCTCTCGAAATTGATAAATCTGAAGAAGAGGATTATCGGATTAGTCTGTTTGAGTTTTTACCGGAGACTGAATCTTTATCTTCAAAGAAAATTGGTGAACAAGTCAAACTGGCTTTAAAACCTCATAAAAAACTATCTGGAATGGTCTTAGATAACCATAGTCTTTACCTTTCTCAACAAAAATCTAAATTGAGTCTCGAACTAAAGGGTGATTTATTCCTGTCAATCGCGAACGATGAATATCATACTTTCCGTATCTATCAAAAGTCTCATCACTATCAAAATCAGCTTCATCTTCTTTCCGATCAACAGCTAACGATTCTAATTTTTAACCAATTGCTCTAGAACTTGGCAGTAAAGCTGTTATTTTAATTGGATTATGTTAGAATATGAAAGGACAAAATTAAACGAATTGAGGAATGCCAAAAATGATTACCGTATCAAATGTCAGTTTACAATTTTCTGATCGTAAACTTTTTGACAATGTAAATATTAAATTCACACCGGGCAACTGTTATGGCGTAATCGGCGCAAACGGAGCCGGTAAGTCAACCTTTCTAAAGATTCTATCAGGTGAAATTCAACCTACAACAGGTGACGTAATCATGAACCCTGATGAGCGTCTTTCAGTACTAAACCAAAACCAATATGGGTTTGAAGAACATACTGTTCTAGAAACGGTCTTAATGGGTAACAAACGTTTATATGAAGTGCGTAAAGAAAAAGACGCTATTTATATGAAAGAAGATTTCACTGATGCTGATGGAATTCGTGCGGGGGAATTAGAGGGTGAATTCGCTGAACTAAACGGTTGGGAAGCTGAAGCAGATGCTGCTAGCTTGCTACAAGGTTTAGGAATTTCAGAAGAGTTCCTTGATAAGAAAATGAGCGAATTAATTGGTGCGCAAAAGATTAAAGTTCTTCTAGCACAAGCTTTGTTTGGTCAGCCAGACGTCCTCTTGCTAGATGAGCCGACGAACGGTTTAGACAAGCAGTCTATTGAATGGTTATCTGAATTCTTAATCAACTTCCCTAATACCGTTATCGTTGTATCCCATGACCGTCATTTCTTGAATACAGTTTGTACACATATGGCCGACGTCGACTTTGAAAAAATTCAACTGTACGTGGGGAACTATGATTTCTGGTTACAATCTAGTCAACTCGCTGCCAAATTAGCAGCCGACCAAAACGCTAAAAAAGAAGATAAAATCAAAGAACTTCAAGATTTTATCGCGCGCTTTAGTGCCAATGCCTCTAAATCAAAACAAGCAACTTCTCGTAAGAAAACATTAGATAAAATTACCTTAGATGATATCCAACCATCCTTACGTAAATATCCTTTTGTTGGTTTTTCCCCAGAGCGTGAGATTGGAAACGATGTATTGATTGTTGAAAACCTTTCTAAATCAATCGACGGTGTTAAGGTATTGGATAACATTAGCTTTGCAGTTAATCGTACGGACAAAGTTGCCTTTACAAGCCGCCGTGATATTGCAACAACTACTCTATTTAGAATTTTAATGGGTGAAATGGAAGCTGATTCTGGTTCTTTCAAATGGGGCGTCACAACGTCACGTAGTTATTTACCAAAAGACCATTCTTCTGAATTTCCTAATCCTGATGTTGATATTCTTGAATGGTTACGACAATTTGCTGGTAAAGATGAAGACGACAATACCTTCTTACGTAGCTTCTTAGGCCGCATGCTCTTTACTGGTGACGATGTTATGAAAAAAGTCTCAGTCTTATCTGGTGGTGAGAAAGTTCGGATTATTTTATCGAAAATGATGCTTTCTAAAGCGAACGTTTTAATTTTAGATGACCCAACCAACCACTTGGACTTAGAATCTATTACGGCATTAAACGATGGAATGATTGCTTTCAAAGGTGCCTTGCTCTTTGCATCGCATGACTATGAGTTTATCAATACGACTGCAAACCGAATTATTGAAGTAAGTGCAAATGGTATGGTTGACCGTTTAGATACTACCTATGAAGATTTCTTGAACAATAAAGACGTGCAAACTCGCGTTGACTCACTTTACAAATAATCTAACGTATCAAAAAAGTCTGGAGTAAAATCCAGACTTTTTTGATACGTTAATTTCTTTTTACCCACGTTATATTAGCGCGGCATGCAATCGCGTGATCATTTTCAATATGGTGGACAGTCATGACTTTGTCTTTTTCTACTTCTTCTACCGAAACGAAACTATTAATAATATTTCCAAAATTCACTTCTTTTTCATATTTAATATTAACAGAACCGACTGTATAATTTTTTAAAATTTCAAGATCAATTGAATTGATCATCCAGTCAAAGTACTTGGCATTATTAACATGATTATTACCATCAATATCTAAATAGCGTACGCGAAAAGGTAGCTCGGAAGCAGTTTCTAGATTAACAGCTTGAATTTTTGGTGCTCGAATCATCGTCCGTATCTTTTCAGCTTGATAAGGGGCGACTAATTCTTCTTGGATTTGAGTTAGTTTGCGTGTTTTAATATCCATCATAGCAAATGTTGTTAGAACTTCTACTAATATATTATCGGCTTCATCAAATGCACGAAATTTCCGGTAGGTAAAGAAGCGGTTGTAGCTAATAGCTTCTGTTTCAATCGTAATCGTTTCACGACTCTTTGGCATTTGAGTAATTTGCATATCGTATTGAATAATAATCCACGATAAACCGCGTTCACTCATTTGTTCATTTGTATTTCCCAAATGGCGACTCTGTAGACCAGATGTTTCGACCATAATATTGATTAAAGCTGGTAAAGTCATTTCTTTTTTGACATCGCACTCAAATGTATGCACAATGTGTTTTCTTCTAAATTTTAAACCACTCATTTTATTCCCCCGCCTCTTCATTCACCTTATAGTTTGTTATAATAAGTAACAATAGTAATCAGTACATTTAATTCTACCATAAAGGAGTGATTTTTTTGCGAATTTTACATACAGCGGACTGGCATCTTGGAAAGGTTGTCAATGACTTCTCCATGCTAGAAGAACAGCGCAATCTCTTGTACCAGATAATTGAGACCATTCAAACCCTAGACTTAGATGCAGTGATTATAGCGGGTGATCTATACGACCGTGCCTTACCACCTAAAGAAGCCGTTTCTTTAGCTGATGAAATTTTAACTTATTTAAGCGATACATTAAAAATTCCTATTTTACTGATTGCAGGTAACCACGATAGTAATGAGCGGCTCGAATACGGAGCGCGCCTATTTACCCAAAATAATCTTTTTATTGCCGGTACTTTAAAAGAAGAAACGCAAAAAGTAAGAATAAATGGAGTAAATTTTTATTTACTACCTTTTGCTGATCCCGCCTACGTACGCGAAATGACTCAAAACAAAGATATTCGCTCTATGGAAGATGTTGCACGCTACCAAATTGCGGCAATAAATAAAGATTTGAATCCTACGGAGGTAAATGTATTAATTGCACACGGCTATGTCATTAATGGAACGGCTGATTCTGTGGAAGCTTCCGACTCTGAGCGACCCTTGACTATTGGGACAGCAGAATACATCCCGGTATCATTGCTGGAAGATTTTGATTACGTAGCTCTAGGGCATTTACATAAGCCCCAAAAAGTAAAAGAAAGTCATATCCGTTATAGTGGTTCCTTATTGAAATATTCAAAGTCAGAAGTCAGCCATAAAAAGCAGATAACCCTTGTAGAATTAGAAAAAGGTAACTGTACCGTCACACCCCTCAATCTCCAACCACAGCACGATATGGTTGTCAGGCGTGGTTACTTTAAAGAACTTCTACAGGAAAGTTCGCAAAATTACATCTTTTTTGAGTTACTCGATGATACGGTTATTTTTGATCCCATGAACCAACTTCGGAAAAAATTTCCACGGGCAATGGGCTTAGAATACATCAACCGTAAACAACTAAGTCAAACAGGGATTCAGGTTACACAAAAAGATTTAAAAGTAAAAAGTTTTCCTGATTTATTCTGTGATTTCTATGAAGAGCATACTGGTAAACAATTAACTGCATCTGATCAAGCATTTATTTCAAATGAGTTTTCATTTGCTGAAAGGAGTATTCATGAGACCAATTAAATTAGAGATGGCTGCATTCGGCCCTTATAAAGAACATACAATTCTTGATTTTACACAATTTAATAACCAATCGCTCTTTCTAGTTAGCGGTCCGACTGGTTCTGGGAAAACAACTATATTCGATGCTATCGCCTATGCTCTTTATGATTCTCCTAGCGGTGAAAGTCGCAACAAAGATGCTTTTAAGTCGGATTTTGCTACTGATATGGATCTTTGTAAAGTCGCTTTTACTTTTGAAGTCAATGGTAAGGAATATTATATTGAACGGATTCCCAATCAAACAGGTCCAGGTGCGCGTGGACCAAAAAACATTGCTTCGTCGGTTCTTTTTCGCGATGGTGACATCGTTACCACAAAAATTAAAGAAGCAAATCAGGAAATTGCAGAGTTGTTGTCTATAAATTATGAACAATTCAAACAGATTGTCATGCTCCCTCAAGGTGAGTTTAAACGTCTACTTGAATCGGATAGTAAAAATAAAGAAGTTATTTTCAGAAATATTTTTGGAACCGAAGTTATCCTTGCTTTCCAAGAACAGTTACAAAAGCAAGTCGCCCAACTTAATAAAAAAGTAGAACATAATCAAGTGCGATTGCAGTCTTCTCTCGCCTATTTGCCAACTCTTGAAGATGAAGAATTAACGAACTTAGTAGAAACGGAAGATTATTCAGCTATCATTCAACGCTTAAGCCTATTACAACAAAAACGAATAGAAGAAACCAATAAAATAAATGAAGAACAAACCAAACAGACTTTAAAAACGAGAGCGCTTGAACGTCATCATGAAGAAAAAGGTGTATTGGAAGATTTAGAAGAAAAAATAAAACAGTTAGCTGATAAAGAGACAGAATTTAATTTATTAGAAATAAAAATCAAACAGTTCGAAAATGCACAAGCATGTCTTGAGGCCAAGCATCAGTTAGATAATGAAAAAGAAGAAGAAATGACTCTTGCTGCTCATCTTCTCGATACCACTAACGCGATTAACGAAACAAAAGAAAAGATAACTGCTATTAATTCTTCGTTCGTTCATGTAGAAAAAGATTACCAAGCTCTCCCTGAATGGCGAGAACAAGAACAACAACTAAAAGAAAACATAGCTGTTTTTAAGCAGTTAGATCAATTACAAGAAGAACTCGACCTTTTGACATCAAAGGATCAGACCAACCAATTAGATTTAGATAATCTAATCTTAGAACTCGCGCAAGTTGAGCAGGATTCAAAAGCAATTGCTCAAACAATTAAAAAAATTCAAGACTCACATATCCAAATTTCAGAAATAAAAGAAAAATTAACAAAACAAAAAACCATCCAAACATCTCATGAAACAAGAGAGAATGATTTGAACCGAATGGCTCGTCTTTTAGACAATTATGAACAGGCAAAACTTAATATGCAAACTGAAGAACAGATATTTAACAGTAAAAACAAAGCTTTTACAGAGGCAACGCATCAATTTAATCAGAATATAGCTGGGCTACTGGCTTCTAAAATGGAGGAAAATCAAGCTTGTCCAGTATGTGGGTCGCTTGACCACCCTGCTCCAGCCCCTCTTATTAATCACGCTCCTACGGAAGCTGATTTACAAATTTTACAAGTAGACGTATCAGAGGCTCAAATGAATTATTCCCAAGCAGCAGCCAGAGTAGGAAGTTTGAATAATCAGTTGCGTGAGTTAGAAAACCAATTATCAATTCAACGCTCTAGCCTTTCAGATAAACAAGTAGAAATTCAAATAAAAAAAGCGGAAGTACATGAAAAAATAACCGACTTAAATATACAGTTAGAAGAACTACAAATCATGACACAAACAGAAGAAACGATTCAAAGTAAACAGACTGATTTACGAAAAAAAGAAAAAACTTTACTCATTCGCCAAGCACAACTTGAAACAGACCAAGAAAGAAATAAAAATGAGAAAGTGAAGAAAGAAAATCAATATCAGCTTTTGGAAAAGTCAGTCTTAGACCTTGAGCATGCAAGATTAGAAGAAGAAATAAAAGATTTATCTGAGAAAATAAAGGAAACAGAAAAGAATTATCCTTTGCTTAAATCCCAAATAACCGATTTAGAAAAACAGTTAGCAATCTACGAAAACACCTTATCTTCACAAGAAAAACAAATTCAAGCGATTAAAAAACGTATGATACTAGCTGAAAAAAATTACCAAGAAAAATTATCACAAGCCCAATTGGATGAAAATTTTGAAGATCAGCTCTTGCCCATTGACCAAGTGGAGTCTTCAAGAGCTAAACTCTCTGAATATCAAGATACGGTTAAAATAACTCATAGTCGTTATCAAGAACAATTGACAGTGGTTGCCTCTTTTGGCGAACATTTAGACGCTCAAACCTTACAAAATCAATTGCAAGAGTCATTCAAAATAGCCGACCAACTAAAACGTGAGTACCAGCATCTCGCTACCCAGCTAGATGCGATTAGTCAGGTACTAACAACTATGAAAACAACTTATGAAGAAGGACAACTCTTGATGGATAAATTTGGCCATTTACAGCGCATCTCTGATATTGCCAACGGAAAATCAACTGAAACAGGTCGCCTTTCTTTTGAGCGTTACGTCCTAGCTATTTACTACGAAGAAATCGTCCTTGCTGCTAACCAACGGTTGGCGCAAATGACTGCGAATCGCTATTTACTTCAGCGATCCGAACGAGAAAGTAAAGGTGCTGGCGCCAAGGGATTAGAGCTAGATGTATTTGATCACTATACCGGTCAAATACGCAGTGTCAAAACACTTTCTGGTGGTGAAAGTTTTAAAGCCTCTTTAGCTTTGGCGCTTGGTTTGAGTGATGTCATGCAGCAACAAAGCGGTGGTGTACAAATTGATACGCTCTTTATTGATGAAGGTTTCGGGACGCTTGACTCTGAATCTTTAGAACAAGCCATCCAAACATTAGCGGAACTAAACGCAAATGGCCGAATGATTGGGATTATCTCACATGTAGATGAGTTAAAAACACGCATCCCTGCTCATATTAAAGTAACCCACTCAACAAGTGGGAGCCAGGCCGAGATTATCGTTTAATTCAGACAAAAAAAGCGATTAGCCGTTTATAATTTCCACAACCTAAAACAGTGTAGTGTGATTATAAGAAGAAGCTAGTCGCTTTTATATTTGCTTTTAACTAACACTGCGATTGGAAATTCACCAAATCGTTTAATTTCTTTTTCTAAACTTGCTTGGTTCAATTCTTCTCGAACTCTGTAAGTAGATTTTGCTGTTAACAATGCATTAACGACTCCTGCTTTCAAAACATCTTTGGGATTATTTGTTTGTCTGTATTGATAAACAACTCCCGCAACTAAAGCTTCATGGGTCCCCCAGAAATAATTGGTAGCAGCTTGCTCTTTCTTCATAACGAACTGAAATATTCCTTCTTGAGAGCTCCCATAAGCAATACTCAAATCTTCACTGGTTATTAAAACATACTCAGCACCCATTTTTAAATAGCGCTTAATAATTCGAATGATATCTTGATCGGACTCTATCTTGGTATCAAAGTAACGTTCTGAATCCGTTCTACTCGTTACTAATAATTTAATCCCTTTAAAGTTCTCTGGTAAATGTGCGGATTTTAATACAGAATCCGTTACTAATATAAGGGGAATTTTATTTTTATTCGTTAAATCCATTAAGGCTTGCAAGGTAGCTTGAGGAAGACTCGTATCGACAATGATGACGCATGCTTGTTTTAACAATTCCTTATGTTCTTTGAGCCACTCAACAGTCATTTGCTCATAAATTTCAACCTCAGCTAAAGCTAGAAAAATATCCCCACTACTGTCAATAACATCCATATAATTACCTGTTTTCGTATTTGCAATCGTCTTGACAGCGTCTATTTTGGCGAAGGGCTGGATAGCATTTTTTAGCCATTCTGCCTCTTTATCATCACCTACCACACTTAACAAAACAACATCTTGATCTAAACGTCCTAAGTTCTCTGCAACACTTAAGGCAACACCACCACCAGTTATTTGAGATATAATTTCGTCTGACTCTTTGTCAACTAATTTATTGGTAATGAAATAACGTCTATCAAGTGCAGCAGCACCTATACAAATAATCGGACGTGTTTCATTAACAACATATGCTTTTCCTAATAAGTAGCCACGTTTTACCAGACCTGAAATGATATTGGCAACAGCAGGACGTGACAAACCTATTCGATCTGCTATTTCTTGTTGCGAAATAAAAGGATCTTCCTTGATATATGTAAATACTTTGGATTCTTTTTCATTTAAGGCCATTAGATATCCCTCTCTTCAAAACCTTCATCCTAGTAGCTAAAAGTCGGTTACTTTCTGAGCGTTTGAAAGTGCTTCTTTGAATACTTGCTCATATTTTTCAGTATCTCCTAATTTCCGGTAGATTTTTGAAGCTTCAAAATATGCAACTGCTAAACCTTCATAATCATTGGGGGCATGTTTTTTTCGATAAAGAATTTCTTCTTCACTTAAGAGTTTTGCTGCTTCAATGTCACCTGCTTGCCGGTAGACCACTACCAACAAATGATGCATTTCTAATTCATGGCTAATATTTTCTGCTTTTCTAGCGTTCAAACGTCCTTCTTCAAAGCACCGTCTTGCTCCCTCAAAATTGCTTTGTTTTAAATAGTTAAGACCTAAACCGTATACAATTAACTGATAGAGTTCATTCTCTTTGTCATCTAAAAGATATAATGCTTCTAAAAATTTTTCCTCTGCTTCTTCATAGTCTTTCTTCTCATGGCTTTTCAATGCACTATCGGCTAACTGCTTAATTTTATTAGCTGTCATCATTTTCCCACCTCTAATCTTATCTTGATTAAAGTTTTATATTGTTTTTTATAAGTAATATGAGTGTCCCAGCAATTGCGATCGTACATCCCAAGACAAGAATCCGATTAATGAATAGGTTTCGGCGTACTACCGGCGAAACGCTTGACTCTTTAAATCTCATGGTAATATTCATCATGGAGTCACTATCTTCATTTGTATGAGAGATTATTTCTGTTGTTGTCGTTCCTTCAGTTTCTGTTTGATTCTTAACCGTCGTTTCTGTGACAACCTCAGTGGATTCTTCTGGTGGTAATTCTTCACCTAAATCAATTGGATTCGTTGGATTTGTTGGACTAAGGGCTGTTTGAGTTGTGGGAATACGCTTAGCATGAACAAGAATCCGTTTATCATTCACCATAAAAGGATGGCAAGAGAGTAGACTCAATAAATCTTGTTCCGGTACGACCATAATACCCGATGCATCGTTTGCTTCTACTATTTGGGTTCCTGTTACTTCATAGGTTAACACATTATTTAAAATTGTTACTATGATTTCATCTCCAGGCACTAAAAGATCAATATGCCGGAAGTAATTGGCACCTGCATAGCCACGATGAGCAGAAATAACCGCATGTGTACTTTCTCCACCTACCGGCAATGAAGTGCCTGTTACCGTTGCAGCTCCCATAGAAAGATGATAAGAGGTTGCCCCATTATAAATAGGAAGTTCCTCACCTATCTTAGGAATAGAAAGATATCCCAAAAAATTATCCGTAAACACCTCATCTGTAACACCAATGTCATCAGCTGCCACATCTTGTGTAAAGGGATCGCGAATTTCACGGATACCCTCTTCATAAATAACTTCTTCTTGAGTAACTGAATTAACAGTTTCTAACTGACGGGTGATCATTTGTAAATCTTCATCAGGGTAATTTCTGACACGTTCTTGATAAGTTTCAACTTGCGTTGCTGTTTCCATTTCTTTTATCAAAATACGAAATTGCGGAATTCCAATAATTAAAGTTCCAATCAGAAAAATTAACAGGTATACGTTCTTTTTCATGGTTGTTCACCTGCACTTTTCTGCTTCTTACGAATGATGAAAATGATAATAGCAATGATGACTCCCAATCCTAAAACTATTAAAATAATAACCATTTTATTATTACTTGCTACTGTAGTGGCATTTCCTTCATCTTTTTCTTCCGCTGTAGGAACATAAGGAACACGTGTACCAGTCACCAAAATACGATGAGTGTTAATCATATAAGGGGTACAGGTAATTAGAGTCACTAAGTCTTCACCTGGTACGATTTTAAGCGTTTCAGTTTCATGGGGTAAGACCGTTTTAATTG from Jeotgalibaca dankookensis harbors:
- the brnQ gene encoding branched-chain amino acid transport system II carrier protein, which gives rise to MGKKLTLKEYIFIGSMLFGLFFGAGNLIFPIQMGQLAGANMVSATFGLLITAVGLPFLGIIAMGVSRKESLYELSSKISPSYGVFYTIALYLTIGPFFAIPRTATVSFEAGFAPYLSPGSLQIVLLIFSALFFGASLWFSLRPTEILTWIGKVLNPIFLVSIAFLIVFVLVNPMGRVNDIPVQEIYQEGALFRGFLEGYNTMDALAALAFGIIIISTIKTLGVTDPKQIAKDTMIAGLFSTSLMAVIYASLVYIGATSQAIFEVSPNGGVALAVVSNHYFGNFGAIVLAIIITAACFKTAVGLITAISEMFVTLFPNKLTYNHFVYIFTGISFGIANLGLSQIISLSIPVLMFLYPLAITLILVAIMSPLFKDKAIVYQMTTVFTLPFALLDFIHNLPTGFKETLQLDKVSLWATETIPFFEIGMSWVIPALIGLVIGWILSKKK
- a CDS encoding ABC-F family ATP-binding cassette domain-containing protein, which produces MITVSNVSLQFSDRKLFDNVNIKFTPGNCYGVIGANGAGKSTFLKILSGEIQPTTGDVIMNPDERLSVLNQNQYGFEEHTVLETVLMGNKRLYEVRKEKDAIYMKEDFTDADGIRAGELEGEFAELNGWEAEADAASLLQGLGISEEFLDKKMSELIGAQKIKVLLAQALFGQPDVLLLDEPTNGLDKQSIEWLSEFLINFPNTVIVVSHDRHFLNTVCTHMADVDFEKIQLYVGNYDFWLQSSQLAAKLAADQNAKKEDKIKELQDFIARFSANASKSKQATSRKKTLDKITLDDIQPSLRKYPFVGFSPEREIGNDVLIVENLSKSIDGVKVLDNISFAVNRTDKVAFTSRRDIATTTLFRILMGEMEADSGSFKWGVTTSRSYLPKDHSSEFPNPDVDILEWLRQFAGKDEDDNTFLRSFLGRMLFTGDDVMKKVSVLSGGEKVRIILSKMMLSKANVLILDDPTNHLDLESITALNDGMIAFKGALLFASHDYEFINTTANRIIEVSANGMVDRLDTTYEDFLNNKDVQTRVDSLYK
- a CDS encoding acyl-[acyl-carrier-protein] thioesterase — translated: MSGLKFRRKHIVHTFECDVKKEMTLPALINIMVETSGLQSRHLGNTNEQMSERGLSWIIIQYDMQITQMPKSRETITIETEAISYNRFFTYRKFRAFDEADNILVEVLTTFAMMDIKTRKLTQIQEELVAPYQAEKIRTMIRAPKIQAVNLETASELPFRVRYLDIDGNNHVNNAKYFDWMINSIDLEILKNYTVGSVNIKYEKEVNFGNIINSFVSVEEVEKDKVMTVHHIENDHAIACRANITWVKRN
- a CDS encoding exonuclease SbcCD subunit D, with the translated sequence MRILHTADWHLGKVVNDFSMLEEQRNLLYQIIETIQTLDLDAVIIAGDLYDRALPPKEAVSLADEILTYLSDTLKIPILLIAGNHDSNERLEYGARLFTQNNLFIAGTLKEETQKVRINGVNFYLLPFADPAYVREMTQNKDIRSMEDVARYQIAAINKDLNPTEVNVLIAHGYVINGTADSVEASDSERPLTIGTAEYIPVSLLEDFDYVALGHLHKPQKVKESHIRYSGSLLKYSKSEVSHKKQITLVELEKGNCTVTPLNLQPQHDMVVRRGYFKELLQESSQNYIFFELLDDTVIFDPMNQLRKKFPRAMGLEYINRKQLSQTGIQVTQKDLKVKSFPDLFCDFYEEHTGKQLTASDQAFISNEFSFAERSIHETN
- a CDS encoding AAA family ATPase, with protein sequence MRPIKLEMAAFGPYKEHTILDFTQFNNQSLFLVSGPTGSGKTTIFDAIAYALYDSPSGESRNKDAFKSDFATDMDLCKVAFTFEVNGKEYYIERIPNQTGPGARGPKNIASSVLFRDGDIVTTKIKEANQEIAELLSINYEQFKQIVMLPQGEFKRLLESDSKNKEVIFRNIFGTEVILAFQEQLQKQVAQLNKKVEHNQVRLQSSLAYLPTLEDEELTNLVETEDYSAIIQRLSLLQQKRIEETNKINEEQTKQTLKTRALERHHEEKGVLEDLEEKIKQLADKETEFNLLEIKIKQFENAQACLEAKHQLDNEKEEEMTLAAHLLDTTNAINETKEKITAINSSFVHVEKDYQALPEWREQEQQLKENIAVFKQLDQLQEELDLLTSKDQTNQLDLDNLILELAQVEQDSKAIAQTIKKIQDSHIQISEIKEKLTKQKTIQTSHETRENDLNRMARLLDNYEQAKLNMQTEEQIFNSKNKAFTEATHQFNQNIAGLLASKMEENQACPVCGSLDHPAPAPLINHAPTEADLQILQVDVSEAQMNYSQAAARVGSLNNQLRELENQLSIQRSSLSDKQVEIQIKKAEVHEKITDLNIQLEELQIMTQTEETIQSKQTDLRKKEKTLLIRQAQLETDQERNKNEKVKKENQYQLLEKSVLDLEHARLEEEIKDLSEKIKETEKNYPLLKSQITDLEKQLAIYENTLSSQEKQIQAIKKRMILAEKNYQEKLSQAQLDENFEDQLLPIDQVESSRAKLSEYQDTVKITHSRYQEQLTVVASFGEHLDAQTLQNQLQESFKIADQLKREYQHLATQLDAISQVLTTMKTTYEEGQLLMDKFGHLQRISDIANGKSTETGRLSFERYVLAIYYEEIVLAANQRLAQMTANRYLLQRSERESKGAGAKGLELDVFDHYTGQIRSVKTLSGGESFKASLALALGLSDVMQQQSGGVQIDTLFIDEGFGTLDSESLEQAIQTLAELNANGRMIGIISHVDELKTRIPAHIKVTHSTSGSQAEIIV